A single genomic interval of Zingiber officinale cultivar Zhangliang chromosome 4A, Zo_v1.1, whole genome shotgun sequence harbors:
- the LOC121971375 gene encoding probable disease resistance protein RF45 produces MYDADDIIDICMIKGGKLLKARALSGDEDEISSFEEIGIKLVNKCDGLPLAIKAIAGVLYHQNKAKWEEVLESDAWNMDQIEEELRPLYLSYEDLPSRFKQCFLYCSLYPQKDMFSMEIVQFWAAEGLIMSEEDNWRRDLPTQNQRTLEDLGEEIYRELLGRNLLEAKKDELSKSFFSMHDHFRSLCANLMREEGILYRHGREFKADDNVKVRRLSISCMGPMLVLPAQILRQACLRTLILTDSPQTKTIEDSVVRALLCLRVLDLSETSIEKIPDCIGELLHLRYLDLDGTNIREIPTTIGNLVNLQSLNIIRCKFLERLPVSITKLHNLRWLNMIGCPLLTYVPKGIGKLENIYSLYGFMIGQNDSTSEEGCDLEELKNLSKLRVLIILRLERAEKGASALANKPFLKDLTLSWMRPDEEEDDNGGGHDAQANEEEDGDGKDDGSGQRTETKEEEEDENEEVEDEGEEEEDENEEVDGEEEEKGWNEEQISKAERICNEMSQPSSTLVHLHFYDYPGRQFPSWMTSSSLAESFPNLTYLMLLGLPCCVELLPLGTLPQLKYLRIESANAITTIGSQFLGSRSSAFPKLEALRFEDMPRWEEWTFNGAPLSVKLFPSLMECAIIDCPMLRALPDGLHRATNLNQLGLLRTYELGEINNITLAYRLEVAKCRGLKKISNISSLRSLVVIECGNLECVENLDKLQHLVLICSEEMEQLPQWFMDLIEQHNNMASSHRSLKKFEMACNLQLLMSCLEGNENWDILKHIPVVEIQTYSSKEYIRYTKDPYNYDTNIPSN; encoded by the exons ATGTATGATGCCGATGATATTATTGATATTTGTATGATTAAAGGAGGAAAGTTATTGAAAGCTCGAGCTTTATCAG GAGATGAAGACGAGATATCAAGCTTTGAAGAAATAGGAATTAAACTTGTCAACAAATGTGATGGTTTGCCTCTTGCGATTAAAGCTATTGCAGGGGTTCTGTACcatcaaaacaaagcaaaatggGAGGAAGTTCTTGAAAGTGATGCATGGAATATGGATCAGATTGAGGAAGAATTAAGACCTTTATATTTGAGTTACGAAGACTTACCATCTAGATTCAAACAATGTTTTCTCTATTGCTCCTTGTACCCTCAAAAAGATATGTTTTCTATGGAGATTGTTCAGTTTTGGGCTGCTGAAGGTCTTATTATGAGTGAAGAAGATAACTGGAGGAGGGATCTTCCAACTCAAAACCAGAGAACATTGGAAGATCTAGGGGAGGAGATTTACAGGGAGTTACTTGGTAGGAATCTCTTAGAAGCTAAAAAGGATGAATTGTCCAAGAGTTTCTTCTCTATGCACGATCACTTCAGATCACTTTGTGCAAATTTAATGAGAGAGGAAGGGATTTTATATCGACATGGTAGAGAATTCAAAGCAGATGATAATGTGAAAGTTCGACGGCTGTCAATCTCTTGTATGGGGCCTATGCTAGTGTTACCGGCTCAAATTCTAAGACAAGCTTGTTTGAGAACTCTAATTCTCACGGACTCCCCTCAAACCAAGACAATTGAAGATAGTGTTGTGCGAGCATTACTGTGTTTGCGAGTTTTGGATCTCTCAGAAACATCAATTGAAAAGATTCCAGATTGCATTGGAGAATTGTTGCATTTAAGATATCTAGATCTCGATGGAACAAATATTCGTGAGATTCCGACAACTATCGGGAACCTTGTAAACCTTCAGAGTCTGAATATCATAAGGTGTAAGTTCTTGGAAAGACTTCCTGTGTCCATCACTAAGTTGCATAATCTAAGATGGCTTAACATGATTGGCTGTCCACTGCTCACTTATGTGCCCAAGGGAATTGGGAAACTGGAAAATATCTATAGCCTTTACGGATTTATGATTGGACAGAATGACTCAACCTCTGAAGAAGGTTGTGATTTAGAAGAGCTGAAAAATCTCTCCAAGTTGAGAGTCCTAATCATTCTGAGGCTTGAGAGGGCAGAAAAAGGAGCCTCTGCACTTGCAAACAAGCCATTTCTTAAGGACCTTACGTTGTCATGGATgcgaccagatgaggaggaagatgacAATGGTGGAGGGCACGATGCTCAagccaatgaagaagaagatggtgatgGCAAGGATGATGGCTCTGGACAACGAActgaaactaaagaggaagaagaagacgaaaATGAGGAGGTGGAGGATgagggtgaggaagaagaagacgaaaATGAGGAGGtggatggtgaggaagaagaaaaaggatgGAATGAGGAGCAAATCAGTAAAGCCGAGAGGATATGCAATGAAATGTCTCAGCCTTCATCAACCTTGGTCCACCTTCACTTCTATGACTACCCTGGCCGACAGTTCCCGAGTTGGATGACATCCTCTTCCTTGGCCGAATCTTTTCCAAACTTGACATATTTGATGCTTCTTGGTTTGCCGTGTTGTGTGGAGCTTCTTCCCTTGGGCACACTGCCTCAGCTCAAGTACCTCCGTATTGAAAGTGCAAACGCCATAACGACCATTGGGTCTCAATTTCTCGGATCGAGAAGCTCTGCATTTCCCAAACTTGAAGCGCTCCGATTCGAAGACATGCCCAGATGGGAGGAGTGGACATTCAATGGAGCACCTCTTTCAGTGAAGTTGTTTCCAAGTCTCATGGAATGTGCTATTATCGACTGCCCAATGCTAAGAGCTCTTCCTGACGGACTCCACCGAGCCACCAACCTCAACCAACTGGGCCTGCTTCGAACATATGAGCTAGGTGAGATTAACAACATCACCTTGGCTTACAGGCTTGAGGTCGCAAAATGCAGAGGGTTGAAGAAGATATCCAACATCTCGTCATTAAGATCTCTCGTGGTAATCGAATGTGGCAATTTGGAGTGCGTGGAGAATCTCGACAAGCTGCAGCATTTGGTGTTGATATGTTCAGAGGAAATGGAGCAGCTCCCGCAGTGGTTCATGGACTTGATCGAGCAGCATAACAACATGGCCAGCAGTCACAGGAGTTTGAAGAAGTTTGAGATGGCCTGCAATCTTCAACTGCTAATGAGCTGTCTCGAAGGCAATGAGAATTGGGACATTCTCAAGCATATTCCTGTTGTCGAAATACAGACATACTCCAGCAAAGAGTACATCCGATACACCAAGGATCCCTACAACTATGATACAAACATTCCTTCTAATTGA
- the LOC121971377 gene encoding histone H4: MSGRGKGGKGLGKGGAKRHRKVLRDNIQGITKPAIRRLARRGGVKRISGLIYEETRGVLKIFLENVIRDAVTYTEHARRKTVTAMDVVYALKRQGRTLYGFGG, from the coding sequence ATGTCCGGCCGCGGCAAGGGAGGCAAGGGGCTCGGCAAGGGCGGCGCTAAGCGCCACCGCAAGGTCCTCCGCGACAACATTCAGGGTATCACCAAGCCGGCGATACGCCGCCTCGCCCGCCGCGGCGGCGTCAAGCGCATCAGCGGCTTGATCTACGAGGAGACCCGCGGCGTACTCAAGATCTTCCTCGAGAATGTCATCCGCGACGCCGTGACCTACACTGAGCACGCTCGCCGCAAGACGGTCACTGCCATGGACGTGGTCTACGCCCTCAAGCGGCAGGGGCGGACCCTCTACGGGTTCGGAGGCTAA